A stretch of Cicer arietinum cultivar CDC Frontier isolate Library 1 chromosome 5, Cicar.CDCFrontier_v2.0, whole genome shotgun sequence DNA encodes these proteins:
- the LOC101494284 gene encoding ornithine decarboxylase-like, giving the protein MPTLVVEESHTNLKSIFGASGVKGKKVTTLPPEITISHFIQSIIKNKSSQIDSPFSVLDLRVLMDLMTKWTTKLPTVKPYYAVKCNPNLSLIGTLASLGSNFDCASRAEIEAVLSLGVSPDRIIYANPCKSESHIKYAANVGVNITTYDSVGEIDKIKKWHPKCELVLRIKPQEDSGARSCLGLKYGALVEEVPELLKAADVAGLKVIGVSFHIGSGGGNAMAYHGAIALAKNVFETASLLGMPKMKILNIGGGFTSGTKFDVAALNVNDAIKTYFGNDEDLVVIGEPGRYFAETSFTLATKIIGKRVRGELKEYWIDDGIYGTLNNIMFDFAIVSCTPMRFSSKHEKNVRDTKSYASTVFGPTCDSVDTVLKEYELPELEVNDWLVFQNMGAYTLSSGTNFNGFSSSAKNIYLACSTPVPREETNF; this is encoded by the coding sequence atgCCTACTCTAGTAGTCGAAGAATCCCATACCAACTTGAAGTCCATTTTTGGCGCTTCAGGAGTGAAAGGCAAAAAAGTCACAACTTTGCCCCCCGAAATTACTATCTCTCATTTCATTCAATccattattaaaaacaaatcatCCCAAATTGACTCACCATTCAGTGTCCTTGATTTAAGGGTCCTAATGGACCTCATGACCAAATGGACCACTAAACTTCCAACCGTTAAACCTTATTACGCCGTTAAGTGTAACCCAAATCTTTCACTCATTGGTACACTAGCTTCACTCGGCTCCAATTTCGACTGCGCTAGCCGAGCCGAAATTGAAGCCGTTTTATCACTCGGTGTTTCACCCGATAGAATCATTTACGCTAACCCGTGTAAATCCGAGTCACACATTAAATACGCCGCAAATGTCGGTGTAAACATAACAACCTACGATTCCGTTGgagaaattgataaaataaaaaaatggcaCCCAAAATGTGAATTGGTTCTACGTATCAAGCCACAAGAAGATAGCGGCGCAAGGTCGTGTTTGGGACTCAAATACGGAGCGCTGGTCGAAGAAGTTCCTGAGCTTCTTAAAGCTGCTGACGTGGCAGGGCTTAAAGTAATTGGCGTGTCGTTCCACATAGGTAGTGGAGGAGGCAACGCGATGGCTTACCATGGAGCCATCGCGTTGGctaaaaatgtttttgaaacggCTTCACTACTCGGAATGCCTAAAATGAAAATCCTAAACATAGGTGGAGGATTCACGTCTGGAACAAAATTTGATGTAGCTGCTCTTAATGTGAACGATGCGATTAAAACATATTTTGGTAACGACGAGGATCTTGTTGTTATTGGTGAACCCGGTCGTTACTTTGCGGAAACGTCATTTACATTAGCAACAAAAATTATTGGAAAGCGCGTTAGAGGTGAATTGAAGGAGTATTGGATTGATGATGGAATTTATGGAACTCTGAATAACATTATGTTTGATTTTGCTATTGTGAGTTGCACGCCAATGAGGTTTAGTTCAAAACATGAGAAAAACGTTAGAGACACAAAAAGTTATGCTTCAACTGTTTTTGGGCCCACTTGTGATTCAGTTGATACGGTTCTTAAAGAGTACGAGCTACCTGAACTTGAGGTAAACGATTGGCTTGTGTTTCAGAATATGGGTGCTTATACACTTTCTTCTGGGACCAATTTCAATGGGTTTAGTTCCTCAGCTAAGAATATCTACCTTGCATGTTCAACTCCTGTTCCACGAGAAGAAACCAACTTCTGA
- the LOC101495137 gene encoding plastocyanin B'/B'' has translation MATVTSTTVAIPSFTGLKANANKVSAIAKVSNSTSQLPRLGVRASLKDVGVAVIATAASAVLASNAMAIEVLLGGDDGSLAFVPNSFSVSPGEKIVFKNNAGFPHNVVFDEDEIPSGVDATKISMSEEDLLNGPGETYTVTLDAKGTYKFYCSPHQGAGMAGNVTVN, from the coding sequence ATGGCCACAGTCACTTCCACCACCGTTGCTATTCCATCATTCACAGGCCTTAAGGCAAACGCTAACAAAGTTAGTGCCATAGCTAAAGTTTCAAATTCAACTTCCCAATTGCCAAGGCTTGGTGTAAGAGCTTCACTCAAAGATGTCGGTGTTGCTGTTATTGCCACTGCTGCAAGTGCAGTGCTAGCCAGCAATGCCATGGCCATTGAAGTTTTGCTTGGTGGTGATGATGGGTCATTGGCTTTTGTTCCCAACAGTTTCTCTGTGAGTCCTGGGGAGAAGATTGTGTTCAAGAACAATGCTGGTTTCCCTCACAACGTTGTGTTTGATGAAGATGAGATCCCAAGTGGGGTTGATGCAACGAAAATTTCCATGTCTGAAGAAGACCTTCTTAATGGACCTGGTGAGACTTACACCGTTACTTTGGATGCTAAGGGAACCTACAAGTTCTACTGTTCACCTCACCAAGGAGCTGGTATGGCTGGAAACGTCActgttaattaa
- the LOC101493959 gene encoding high mobility group B protein 9: MSSALKTNSSDDEGKQYPPPLASHNDVVNDPTLFWDTLRRFHFLMATKFMIPVIGGKELDLHVLYVEVTRRSGYEKVVVEKKWREVGSVFRFSSTTTSASFVLRKHYFTLLYHYEQVHFFKVKGPLFTPSTDSFSGNSSSWRPELAIVQYSPKMVNIDSPQSHDEEHVDSSCLLGKGTIEGKFDCGYLVSVKLGSEVLTGVLYHPEQVVTSPLVPQFDSAIVPFNHKLGRRRRRKRRWDPNYPKPNRSGYNFFFAEKHYKLKELYPNREREFTKMIGQSWNTLSPEERMVYQNIGLRDKERYKRELTEYKEKMKIGQTKEVGRP; this comes from the exons ATGTCGTCGGCGCTGAAAACTAATAGCTCCGATGACGAAGGCAAACAGTACCCTCCCCCGCTCGCTTCTCACAACGACGTCGTTAATGACCCTACTCTCTTTTGGGACACTCTTAGACGCTTTCACTTTCTTATGGCTACCAAATTCAT GATTCCTGTGATTGGAGGTAAGGAACTCGATTTGCACGTTCTTTACGTGGAAGTTACAAGAAGAAGCGGTTATGAGAAG GTAGTTGTGGAGAAGAAATGGAGAGAAGTAGGTAGTGTATTTAGATTCTCATCTACGACTACAAGCGCTTCTTTTGTACTCAGAAAACATTACTTCACTCTTCTTTACCATTACGAACAAGTTCACTTCTTCAAAGTCAAGGGTCCTCTATTCACTCCTTCAACAG ATTCATTTTCTGGAAACAGTTCCTCGTGGAGACCTGAATTAGCTATTGTTCAATATTCACCTAAGATGGTAAACATTGATAGTCCTCAATCACATGATGAag AGCATGTAGATAGTTCATGTCTTTTGGGAAAAGGAACAATCGAAGGAAAATTTGATTGTGGTTATCTAGTGTCAGTGAAATTGGGTTCTGAAGTTCTTACAGGGGTGCTTTACCATCCAGAACAAGTGGTTACTTCACCATTGGTTCCACAATTCGACAGTGCCATTGTACCATTCAATCACAAATTGGGTAGAAGGAGGAGACGAAAAAGAAGGTGGGACCCCAATTATCCAAAGCCAAATAGGAGTGGCTATAACTTTTTCTTTGCTGAAAAACATTACAAGCTCAAAGAACTCTATCCAAACAGAGAAAGGGAGTTCACTAAAATGATTGGTCAGTCATGGAATACTCTCAGCCCTGAAGAAAGAATG GTTTACCAAAACATTGGTTTAAGGGACAAAGAAAGGTACAAACGAGAATTGACGGAATacaaagagaaaatgaagattgGGCAGACCAAAGAAGTTGGACGTCCATAA